The Croceicoccus marinus genome contains a region encoding:
- a CDS encoding CmpA/NrtA family ABC transporter substrate-binding protein has translation MFARDGKNSGLKRRTVVVAMLASVALAGCGGDATSEAAAAISVDGQPEKPNLKLGFIKLTDMAPLAIAKEKGFFAEEGLNVTLEPQANWKVLLDGVIGGQLDGAHMLAGQPIAATIGYGTKADLIAPLSLDLNGNAITLSNKVWSQIKPSLPTEGGRIRHPVSASALKPVVDSYAQQGKPFNMGMVFPVSTHNYELRYWLAAGGLNPGYYTDGDVSGTVDADVKLSVTPPPQMPATLEAGTIEGYSVGEPWNQAAVQKSIGVPVITDDEIWHDNPEKVFSIRKDFAEQYPATTAAMLRAIIKAQQWLDADHGANRAEAVKILAQPNYVGADEEVIAASMTGKFTFEKGDTRDAKGFNIFFDKYAGYPYYSDAIWYLTQMRRWGQIPQDQTDEWYIEKAKSVYRPDLYLAAANKLVADGVIPAASIPQTDGFRGEQSGFIDNISFDGSQPNAYLAKFPIGLKQGQRVAASGVTGQ, from the coding sequence ATGTTCGCACGTGACGGGAAGAATTCGGGACTGAAGCGGCGCACCGTCGTCGTGGCGATGCTGGCTTCGGTCGCGCTGGCCGGCTGCGGCGGCGATGCGACTAGCGAGGCGGCCGCGGCAATTTCGGTCGACGGGCAGCCGGAAAAGCCGAACCTGAAGCTGGGCTTCATCAAGCTGACCGACATGGCGCCGCTGGCCATCGCCAAGGAAAAGGGCTTCTTCGCGGAGGAAGGGCTGAACGTCACGCTCGAGCCGCAGGCGAACTGGAAGGTCCTGCTCGACGGGGTGATCGGCGGGCAGCTCGATGGGGCGCACATGCTGGCGGGACAGCCGATCGCGGCGACCATCGGCTATGGCACCAAGGCCGATCTGATCGCTCCGCTCAGCCTCGACCTCAACGGCAATGCCATCACGCTGTCGAACAAGGTCTGGTCGCAGATCAAGCCTAGCCTGCCCACCGAAGGCGGCAGGATCAGGCACCCGGTCAGCGCCTCGGCGCTGAAGCCGGTGGTCGATTCCTATGCGCAGCAGGGCAAGCCCTTCAACATGGGCATGGTCTTCCCGGTCTCCACCCATAATTACGAGCTGCGCTACTGGCTGGCGGCGGGCGGGCTGAATCCCGGCTATTACACCGATGGCGACGTGTCGGGCACGGTCGATGCCGATGTGAAGCTGTCGGTCACGCCGCCCCCGCAGATGCCCGCCACGCTGGAGGCTGGAACGATCGAAGGCTACTCCGTCGGTGAGCCCTGGAACCAGGCCGCGGTGCAGAAGAGCATCGGCGTGCCGGTCATCACCGATGACGAGATCTGGCACGACAATCCGGAAAAGGTCTTTTCGATCCGCAAGGATTTCGCCGAGCAATATCCCGCGACCACCGCCGCAATGCTGCGCGCGATCATCAAGGCGCAGCAATGGCTGGACGCCGATCATGGCGCGAACCGGGCCGAGGCCGTGAAGATCCTGGCCCAGCCCAATTATGTCGGCGCGGACGAGGAAGTGATCGCGGCATCGATGACGGGCAAGTTCACCTTCGAAAAGGGCGACACCCGCGATGCCAAGGGCTTCAACATCTTCTTCGATAAATATGCGGGCTATCCCTATTACTCGGACGCGATCTGGTACCTGACCCAGATGCGCCGGTGGGGCCAGATTCCCCAGGATCAGACCGACGAATGGTACATCGAAAAGGCCAAGTCGGTGTACCGTCCCGACCTCTATCTGGCGGCTGCCAACAAGCTGGTGGCGGACGGGGTAATCCCCGCGGCCTCCATCCCGCAGACCGACGGTTTCCGGGGCGAGCAGTCCGGCTTCATCGACAATATCAGCTTCGATGGGTCGCAGCCCAACGCCTATCTGGCGAAATTCCCCATCGGCCTGAAGCAGGGCCAGCGGGTCGCCGCATCGGGCGTGACGGGCCAATAA